One window of Anaerolineae bacterium genomic DNA carries:
- the gyrA gene encoding DNA gyrase subunit A — translation MEIGTVIPVDIEEEMKGAYLDYAMSVIVSRALPDVRDGLKPVQRRILYTMHEMGLSPDKPYRKSARIVGEVLGKFHPHGDAAVYEAMARMAQDFTMRYLLIDGQGNFGSIDGDPPAAMRYTEARLAPIAVEMLADIEKETVDFTDNFDGSLKEPTVLPAKLPNLLVNGSSGIAVGMATSIPPHNLQEVAQAIAFAVDNYHKFDEISLEDLMRFIKGPDFPTGGIVLGYEGLKAAYATGKGLITVRALTRIEEIKGGRYAIIVTQIPYQVNKSSLLERIAELVRTGRLEEIADLRDESDREGMSIVIELKRGADPRTILLKLFKYTPLQVTFGINMLALVNGEPVLLSLKELLRHYIEHRREIITRRTRYELEKARQRTHILEGLLIALANLDEVVNIIRGSRTSETALRKLMERFKLTQVQAQAILDMPLRRLVALERQKLQEEHKELSKAIKALEQLLKYPRKILELIKQEVLELAQKYGDPRRTQVLYREVEVLTEEDLVAREEFLISITARGFVHRVPFRSCRVSKAGKESLALEIVDGDSLALSLKAESVDQVLVIGDRGRLYSFKPYQVEGRFSLPLSEGESPAAALALPSKLSDGYLVIFTEQGRVKRLDLKDMPMRSSGLTVIKLEKGDRPIAISLAGDEDELFIVTASGLALRFPASEVRPMGRDAAGVSGIKLKEGDRVTGAGKIHPDGFLLLVTDKGYAKRVAFSLFPFQHRYGQGVVAHGGKPEKVGLVVAALALCPEDEFLAFSEKGKVWRMKAEEVPSKSRPAVPEAIIALGRGESVKGAGVAYGRLGSCSG, via the coding sequence GTGGAGATCGGGACCGTTATACCCGTGGACATTGAAGAAGAAATGAAAGGGGCTTACCTGGATTACGCCATGAGCGTGATCGTCTCCAGGGCACTGCCCGATGTCCGGGATGGTCTGAAGCCTGTCCAGCGCCGGATCCTTTACACGATGCACGAAATGGGCCTAAGCCCCGATAAACCTTACCGCAAGAGCGCCCGAATCGTGGGAGAAGTGCTGGGCAAATTCCACCCCCACGGCGATGCCGCTGTATACGAGGCCATGGCCAGAATGGCCCAGGATTTTACCATGCGCTATCTCCTGATCGATGGGCAGGGAAACTTCGGTTCCATTGACGGTGACCCCCCAGCCGCAATGCGGTATACCGAAGCCCGCCTTGCCCCCATCGCTGTGGAAATGCTGGCTGATATAGAGAAGGAAACCGTAGATTTTACCGATAATTTCGATGGCTCTCTGAAAGAGCCCACAGTTCTCCCGGCCAAACTCCCTAACCTTCTGGTTAACGGTTCCTCAGGCATTGCTGTGGGGATGGCCACCAGCATACCACCCCACAACCTCCAGGAAGTGGCTCAGGCCATAGCCTTCGCGGTGGACAATTACCACAAGTTTGACGAAATCTCCCTGGAAGACCTCATGCGGTTCATAAAGGGCCCCGATTTCCCCACCGGTGGGATTGTCCTGGGCTATGAAGGCCTCAAAGCCGCTTACGCCACCGGAAAAGGCTTAATTACGGTAAGAGCTCTAACCCGAATAGAAGAAATAAAGGGCGGACGTTACGCCATCATCGTCACCCAGATCCCGTATCAGGTAAACAAATCCTCCCTCCTGGAACGAATCGCTGAGCTTGTCCGGACCGGCCGCCTGGAAGAAATAGCCGACCTGAGGGATGAATCCGACCGGGAAGGAATGAGCATAGTGATCGAGCTCAAGCGAGGGGCTGATCCCAGGACCATTCTCCTCAAGCTTTTCAAATACACCCCACTTCAGGTGACCTTCGGAATCAACATGCTGGCCCTGGTGAACGGAGAACCGGTCCTTTTATCCCTCAAAGAGCTCCTTCGCCATTACATTGAGCACCGACGAGAGATCATCACCAGGCGAACCCGCTACGAATTGGAGAAAGCTCGCCAAAGAACCCACATCCTGGAAGGGCTCCTCATAGCCCTGGCTAACCTGGACGAGGTGGTTAACATAATCCGAGGTTCCCGGACCTCCGAAACTGCTCTCAGGAAGCTCATGGAGCGCTTTAAGCTAACCCAGGTTCAGGCTCAAGCCATTCTGGATATGCCCCTGAGGCGTCTTGTAGCCCTGGAAAGGCAGAAGCTCCAGGAAGAACACAAAGAGCTTTCCAAAGCGATAAAAGCCCTTGAGCAGCTTCTCAAATATCCTCGCAAAATCCTGGAACTCATAAAGCAGGAAGTCCTGGAGCTTGCTCAGAAGTACGGCGATCCCAGGCGCACCCAGGTTCTTTATCGGGAGGTGGAGGTTCTTACAGAGGAAGATCTGGTAGCAAGGGAAGAATTCCTCATTTCCATAACGGCCCGGGGCTTCGTGCACAGGGTGCCTTTCCGAAGCTGCAGGGTATCCAAAGCCGGCAAAGAGAGTCTGGCTCTGGAAATTGTGGATGGAGATTCCCTCGCCCTATCCCTGAAGGCTGAGAGCGTTGACCAGGTCCTGGTGATAGGCGATAGAGGTAGACTTTACAGCTTCAAGCCCTATCAGGTTGAAGGACGTTTCTCCTTGCCCCTGAGCGAAGGGGAAAGCCCTGCAGCAGCCCTTGCCCTACCCTCTAAACTTTCCGACGGTTATCTGGTGATTTTCACGGAGCAGGGGAGGGTCAAAAGACTTGACCTCAAAGATATGCCGATGCGCTCTTCAGGCCTCACCGTAATAAAGCTGGAAAAGGGTGACAGGCCTATAGCGATTTCTCTGGCGGGGGATGAGGATGAGCTCTTCATAGTCACTGCCAGCGGGTTAGCTTTGCGCTTTCCAGCTTCTGAAGTTCGCCCGATGGGCCGAGACGCAGCTGGGGTTTCAGGCATCAAACTTAAGGAAGGCGATAGAGTAACCGGTGCAGGAAAAATCCATCCCGATGGTTTCCTCCTCTTAGTGACTGATAAAGGTTATGCCAAGAGGGTGGCTTTCAGCCTCTTCCCCTTCCAGCACCGTTACGGTCAGGGAGTTGTAGCCCATGGAGGGAAGCCGGAAAAGGTGGGTTTGGTGGTTGCGGCTTTAGCCCTTTGTCCTGAGGATGAATTCCTGGCATTCTCGGAAAAAGGTAAAGTCTGGCGGATGAAGGCGGAGGAGGTTCCATCCAAGAGCCGCCCAGCTGTGCCGGAAGCCATCATCGCTCTGGGCAGAGGGGAAAGCGTTAAAGGAGCAGGAGTTGCCTATGGAAGATTGGGCTCTTGTTCTGGATAA
- a CDS encoding M67 family metallopeptidase, with amino-acid sequence MKLVLTRQHLEEIIAHALEESPNEACGLLGGKEGRVEKVYPLPNVERSPVRYRAEPEAQFRAMTEIEEKGWEIVGIYHSHPWGPPYPSGVDVEMAYYPEAIYLIVSLGDPQRPVVKAFNLAKRPPEEVELEIQG; translated from the coding sequence ATGAAACTGGTTCTAACGCGCCAGCATCTGGAAGAGATAATAGCTCATGCTCTGGAGGAAAGCCCCAACGAGGCCTGCGGGCTCCTTGGGGGCAAAGAGGGGCGGGTGGAAAAGGTATATCCCTTGCCCAACGTGGAAAGAAGCCCTGTCCGCTACAGGGCTGAGCCCGAAGCCCAGTTCAGGGCCATGACCGAGATAGAAGAAAAGGGCTGGGAAATTGTAGGAATTTACCATTCGCATCCCTGGGGTCCCCCTTATCCCTCGGGGGTAGACGTGGAAATGGCCTATTATCCCGAAGCCATTTACCTCATAGTATCCCTCGGTGATCCCCAGAGGCCTGTGGTTAAGGCTTTCAATTTGGCAAAGAGGCCGCCTGAGGAGGTGGAGTTAGAAATCCAGGGCTAA
- a CDS encoding class I SAM-dependent methyltransferase, whose translation MFHVKHPICSYEGVPYTEFWKERQYEDLAERIALRRLLPRKSSFLLDIGAGFGRLADLYSGAERVVLLDCSLSQLREARERCGHDPRFSFLVADLYNLPFPDGTFDTLVMVRVIHHVADVHAALSEIRRVAREGGHFILEYANKRHLKAIILYLLGRCPSPFSPEPLEFARMHFDFHPAWMEMALKRAGFTPVETLSLSFFRLQVLKKLVPARLLASLDGLLQKPMAALKLTPSIMVKNLAKS comes from the coding sequence ATGTTTCACGTGAAACATCCCATCTGCAGTTACGAGGGCGTTCCTTACACTGAGTTCTGGAAAGAAAGGCAGTATGAGGATCTAGCTGAGCGCATCGCCCTCAGGCGCCTTCTTCCCAGGAAGAGCTCCTTTCTTTTGGACATTGGGGCTGGTTTCGGTCGGCTGGCCGACCTCTACTCCGGAGCGGAAAGGGTTGTCCTGTTGGACTGTTCCCTTTCCCAGCTCAGGGAAGCCCGGGAACGCTGCGGCCATGACCCCCGCTTTTCCTTCCTGGTGGCCGATCTCTACAACCTGCCCTTTCCCGATGGAACCTTTGACACGCTGGTGATGGTGAGAGTCATACACCACGTGGCTGATGTCCACGCTGCCCTCTCGGAGATCCGACGGGTAGCCAGGGAAGGAGGCCACTTCATCCTGGAATACGCCAATAAAAGGCATCTCAAAGCCATAATCCTCTACTTGTTGGGCCGGTGTCCCAGCCCCTTTTCCCCAGAACCCCTGGAGTTCGCCCGGATGCACTTTGATTTCCACCCGGCCTGGATGGAAATGGCCCTCAAAAGGGCTGGGTTTACCCCCGTGGAAACTCTCTCCCTCTCCTTCTTCCGCCTGCAGGTTCTGAAAAAGCTCGTGCCAGCGCGTCTCCTGGCCTCCCTGGATGGCCTGCTTCAGAAGCCTATGGCCGCCCTTAAGCTTACCCCAAGCATAATGGTGAAAAACCTGGCGAAATCTTAG